The Juglans microcarpa x Juglans regia isolate MS1-56 chromosome 2S, Jm3101_v1.0, whole genome shotgun sequence genome has a window encoding:
- the LOC121253099 gene encoding probable LRR receptor-like serine/threonine-protein kinase At1g07650 isoform X3, with protein sequence MLHAPSRALKAQNLSSTVPPEFSKLRYLNQLDLSRNYLTGSIPSQWGIMHLVELSLMGNSLSGPFPTVLTNITTLTNLSIEGNRFSGPIPPKIGKLINLQKLVLSSNAFSGELPNELAKLTNLTDMRVSDNNFSGKIPDFIGNWTKIEKLHFEGCSLEGPIPSTISALTSLSDLRITDLKGRGSTFPLLSNMESIKMLILRKCQIYGKIPGYIGDMKKLKSLDLSFNDLTGGIPVSFVHLEKVDFMYLTGNKLTGSIPEWLLGRNKNVDVSYNNFTWETSGPAECPRGSVNLVESYSSSGDKLSQIHPCLKRSFPCPSRNNEHPYSLHINCGGKEANVNGNRYKADREQRGASMFYWGQNWAFSSTGNFMDNDMDADIYIETNTSALSNVSMFDSELYTTARVSPLSLTYYGFCLMNGNYTVKLHFAEIIFTNDRSFNSLGRRIFNVYIQDKLVLENFNIEDEAGGAGKPLVKSFAAVVTSRTLKIHFYWAGKGTTGIPLRGVYGPLISAISVDPNFKPPSDGDNKKYLIIVVGTVAAVVFLIFLALCIMKKKGWLGGKISSEKELRGIDLQTGLFTLRQIRAATKNFDPTNKLGEGGFGCVYKGMLSDGTVIAVKQLSSKSKQGNREFVNEIGMISALQHPNLVKLYGCCIEGNQLSLIYEYMENNCLSRALFGKDTFCRLKLDWPTRQKICLGIARGLAYLHEESRLKIVHRDIKTSNVLLDKDYNAKISDFGLAKLSEDDNSHISTRVAGTIGYMAPEYAMRGHLTNKADVYSFGVVALEIVSGKSNTNYRPKEDFVYLLDWAYVLQERGSLLELVDPALGSEYSSEQAMIMLNVALFCTNASPSLRPTMSQVVSMLEGGTTVQELLSDPGFSAVNSKYKTLRKHFWQNPSRTHSMSIDVTCTDSSSSYSEPGQTGLLLRVSSIKSDE encoded by the exons ATGCTTCACGCTCCTTCACG AGCTTTGAAGGCACAAAATCTATCGAGTACTGTGCCACCGGAGTTTTCCAAGCTTCGGTACCTCAATCAACt GGATCTCAGTCGGAACTACCTTACTGGTTCCATACCTTCCCAATGGGGTATAATGCACTTGGTCGAGCT CTCTTTAATGGGGAACAGCTTGTCAGGTCCCTTCCCAACAGTTCTTACCAACATCACCACCCTCACAAACTT GAGCATCGAAGGAAACAGATTTTCAGGACCCATTCCACCTAAAATTGGAAAGTTGATCAATTTACAAAAACT TGTCCTGTCCTCAAATGCTTTCTCAGGAGAATTGCCAAATGAGCTTGCCAAGTTAACCAACTTGACTGATAT GAGGGTAAGCGACAATAACTTCTCTGGAAAGATACCTGATTTCATCGGTAACTGGACAAAGATTGAAAAACT GCATTTTGAAGGTTGCTCTCTTGAGGGGCCAATACCTTCTACCATTTCTGCCTTAACAAGCTTAAGTGATCT GAGGATAACCGACTTAAAAGGCAGAGGGTCTACTTTTCCACTATTGAGTAATATGGAATCTATCAAGATGTT GATACTGCGGAAGTGCCAAATTTATGGAAAGATCCCAGGATATATTGGGGATatgaaaaaacttaaaagttt AGACCTCAGCTTTAATGACTTGACTGGTGGAATTCCAGTCTCCTTCGTCCACCTTGAAAAAGTAGATTTCAT GTATTTAACAGGAAACAAGCTCACTGGAAGTATACCTGAATGGCTCCTAGGAAGAAACAAGAATGT GGATGTTTCTTACAATAACTTCACTTGGGAAACCTCTGGTCCAGCAGAATGTCCACGTGGGAGTGT AAACTTGGTGGAGAGCTACTCCTCATCTGGAGATAAATT AAGTCAAATTCATCCATGCCTAAAAAGGAGTTTCCCATGCCCGTCTCGGAATAATGAGC ATCCTTACTCCTTGCACATTAATTGTGGTGGTAAGGAAGCAAATGTCAATGGTAACAGATACAAAGCAGACAGAGAACAAAGAGGTGCTTCAATGTTTTACTGGGGTCAGAACTGGGCTTTCAGCAGCACTGGGAACTTCATGGACAATGACATGGATGCAGATATCTACATTGAAACCAATACTTCTGCACTGTCCAATGTCTCTATGTTTGATTCAGAACTTTACACAACAGCACGCGTTTCTCCTCTCTCCCTGACATACTATGGATTCTGTCTCATGAATGGGAACTACACTGTTAAACTCCACTTTGCAGagattattttcacaaatgaCAGATCCTTTAACAGTCTTGGGAGACGTATATTTAATGTCTACATTCAG gacAAGTTGGTACTGGAAAATTTCAATATAGAAGATGAGGCAGGTGGAGCTGGAAAGCCACTTGTAAAGTCATTTGCTGCGGTTGTTACAAGTCGGACACTAAAGATCCACTTTTACTGGGCTGGAAAAGGCACAACAGGCATTCCACTTAGAGGAGTTTATGGTCCTCTCATATCAGCTATATCAGTAGACCCTA ATTTCAAACCTCCGTCAGATGGTGacaacaaaaagtatttaataATAGTGGTTGGGACAGTGGCTGCGGTAGTATTTTTAATCTTTCTTGCCCTATGTATCATGAAGAAGAAAGGCTGGCTGGGAGGCAAAATCTCTTCTGAAAAAG AGCTTAGAGGTATAGATCTGCAAACAGGATTATTCACATTACGACAGATCAGAGCCGCCACCAAGAACTTTGATCCAACAAACAAACTTGGGGAAGGTGGCTTCGGGTGTGTTTacaag GGTATGTTATCGGATGGCACTGTAATTGCTGTGAAGCAACTCTCATCGAAATCTAAGCAAGGAAATCGagaatttgtaaatgaaattggaATGATTTCAGCACTACAACATCCAAATCTTGTAAAGCTGTATGGATGCTGCATTGAAGGAAACCAGTTATCGCTGATTTATGAGTATATGGAAAATAATTGTCTATCTCGTGCTCTTTTTG GGAAGGACACATTCTGCAGATTGAAACTAGACTGGCCTACCAGGCAGAAAATTTGCTTAGGTATTGCTAGAGGTTTGGCCTACCTCCATGAGGAGTCAAGGTTAAAAATTGTGCATAGGGATATAAAGACAAGCAATGTGTTGCTTGATAAGGATTACAATGCTAAAATTTCTGATTTTGGTTTGGCAAAGTTAAGTGAAGATGACAATAGCCACATCAGTACCCGGGTTGCTGGAACCAT CGGTTATATGGCTCCCGAATATGCAATGCGTGGTCACTTGACCAATAAAGCAGATGTTTATAGCTTCGGAGTTGTTGCATTAGAAATAGTCAGTGGAAAGAGCAACACAAACTATCGCCCCAAGGAAGATTTTGTTTACCTTCTAGATTGG GCCTATGTCCTGCAAGAGAGAGGAAGTCTATTGGAGTTAGTTGATCCAGCGTTGGGTTCAGAATATTCTTCAGAGCAAGCCATGATAATGCTGAATGTGGCTCTATTTTGCACCAATGCATCCCCAAGCCTCAGGCCTACGATGTCCCAAGTTGTGAGCATGCTTGAAGGTGGAACTACTGTTCAAGAACTACTTTCTGATCCAGGATTTTCAGCCGTCAATTCCAAATATAAGACTTTAAGGAAACACTTCTGGCAGAATCCAAGCAGAACCCATAGCATGAGCATTGATGTTACATGCACCGATTCCTCCAGTTCATACAGCGAACCAGGGCAGACTGGCCTGCTTTTAAGAGTTAGTTCCATTAAATCCGATGAGTAA
- the LOC121253099 gene encoding probable LRR receptor-like serine/threonine-protein kinase At1g07650 isoform X2 yields MLHAPSRYIALKAQNLSSTVPPEFSKLRYLNQLDLSRNYLTGSIPSQWGIMHLVELSLMGNSLSGPFPTVLTNITTLTNLSIEGNRFSGPIPPKIGKLINLQKLVLSSNAFSGELPNELAKLTNLTDMRVSDNNFSGKIPDFIGNWTKIEKLHFEGCSLEGPIPSTISALTSLSDLRITDLKGRGSTFPLLSNMESIKMLILRKCQIYGKIPGYIGDMKKLKSLDLSFNDLTGGIPVSFVHLEKVDFMYLTGNKLTGSIPEWLLGRNKNVDVSYNNFTWETSGPAECPRGSVNLVESYSSSGDKLSQIHPCLKRSFPCPSRNNEHPYSLHINCGGKEANVNGNRYKADREQRGASMFYWGQNWAFSSTGNFMDNDMDADIYIETNTSALSNVSMFDSELYTTARVSPLSLTYYGFCLMNGNYTVKLHFAEIIFTNDRSFNSLGRRIFNVYIQDKLVLENFNIEDEAGGAGKPLVKSFAAVVTSRTLKIHFYWAGKGTTGIPLRGVYGPLISAISVDPNFKPPSDGDNKKYLIIVVGTVAAVVFLIFLALCIMKKKGWLGGKISSEKELRGIDLQTGLFTLRQIRAATKNFDPTNKLGEGGFGCVYKGMLSDGTVIAVKQLSSKSKQGNREFVNEIGMISALQHPNLVKLYGCCIEGNQLSLIYEYMENNCLSRALFGKDTFCRLKLDWPTRQKICLGIARGLAYLHEESRLKIVHRDIKTSNVLLDKDYNAKISDFGLAKLSEDDNSHISTRVAGTIGYMAPEYAMRGHLTNKADVYSFGVVALEIVSGKSNTNYRPKEDFVYLLDWAYVLQERGSLLELVDPALGSEYSSEQAMIMLNVALFCTNASPSLRPTMSQVVSMLEGGTTVQELLSDPGFSAVNSKYKTLRKHFWQNPSRTHSMSIDVTCTDSSSSYSEPGQTGLLLRVSSIKSDE; encoded by the exons ATGCTTCACGCTCCTTCACGGTACAT AGCTTTGAAGGCACAAAATCTATCGAGTACTGTGCCACCGGAGTTTTCCAAGCTTCGGTACCTCAATCAACt GGATCTCAGTCGGAACTACCTTACTGGTTCCATACCTTCCCAATGGGGTATAATGCACTTGGTCGAGCT CTCTTTAATGGGGAACAGCTTGTCAGGTCCCTTCCCAACAGTTCTTACCAACATCACCACCCTCACAAACTT GAGCATCGAAGGAAACAGATTTTCAGGACCCATTCCACCTAAAATTGGAAAGTTGATCAATTTACAAAAACT TGTCCTGTCCTCAAATGCTTTCTCAGGAGAATTGCCAAATGAGCTTGCCAAGTTAACCAACTTGACTGATAT GAGGGTAAGCGACAATAACTTCTCTGGAAAGATACCTGATTTCATCGGTAACTGGACAAAGATTGAAAAACT GCATTTTGAAGGTTGCTCTCTTGAGGGGCCAATACCTTCTACCATTTCTGCCTTAACAAGCTTAAGTGATCT GAGGATAACCGACTTAAAAGGCAGAGGGTCTACTTTTCCACTATTGAGTAATATGGAATCTATCAAGATGTT GATACTGCGGAAGTGCCAAATTTATGGAAAGATCCCAGGATATATTGGGGATatgaaaaaacttaaaagttt AGACCTCAGCTTTAATGACTTGACTGGTGGAATTCCAGTCTCCTTCGTCCACCTTGAAAAAGTAGATTTCAT GTATTTAACAGGAAACAAGCTCACTGGAAGTATACCTGAATGGCTCCTAGGAAGAAACAAGAATGT GGATGTTTCTTACAATAACTTCACTTGGGAAACCTCTGGTCCAGCAGAATGTCCACGTGGGAGTGT AAACTTGGTGGAGAGCTACTCCTCATCTGGAGATAAATT AAGTCAAATTCATCCATGCCTAAAAAGGAGTTTCCCATGCCCGTCTCGGAATAATGAGC ATCCTTACTCCTTGCACATTAATTGTGGTGGTAAGGAAGCAAATGTCAATGGTAACAGATACAAAGCAGACAGAGAACAAAGAGGTGCTTCAATGTTTTACTGGGGTCAGAACTGGGCTTTCAGCAGCACTGGGAACTTCATGGACAATGACATGGATGCAGATATCTACATTGAAACCAATACTTCTGCACTGTCCAATGTCTCTATGTTTGATTCAGAACTTTACACAACAGCACGCGTTTCTCCTCTCTCCCTGACATACTATGGATTCTGTCTCATGAATGGGAACTACACTGTTAAACTCCACTTTGCAGagattattttcacaaatgaCAGATCCTTTAACAGTCTTGGGAGACGTATATTTAATGTCTACATTCAG gacAAGTTGGTACTGGAAAATTTCAATATAGAAGATGAGGCAGGTGGAGCTGGAAAGCCACTTGTAAAGTCATTTGCTGCGGTTGTTACAAGTCGGACACTAAAGATCCACTTTTACTGGGCTGGAAAAGGCACAACAGGCATTCCACTTAGAGGAGTTTATGGTCCTCTCATATCAGCTATATCAGTAGACCCTA ATTTCAAACCTCCGTCAGATGGTGacaacaaaaagtatttaataATAGTGGTTGGGACAGTGGCTGCGGTAGTATTTTTAATCTTTCTTGCCCTATGTATCATGAAGAAGAAAGGCTGGCTGGGAGGCAAAATCTCTTCTGAAAAAG AGCTTAGAGGTATAGATCTGCAAACAGGATTATTCACATTACGACAGATCAGAGCCGCCACCAAGAACTTTGATCCAACAAACAAACTTGGGGAAGGTGGCTTCGGGTGTGTTTacaag GGTATGTTATCGGATGGCACTGTAATTGCTGTGAAGCAACTCTCATCGAAATCTAAGCAAGGAAATCGagaatttgtaaatgaaattggaATGATTTCAGCACTACAACATCCAAATCTTGTAAAGCTGTATGGATGCTGCATTGAAGGAAACCAGTTATCGCTGATTTATGAGTATATGGAAAATAATTGTCTATCTCGTGCTCTTTTTG GGAAGGACACATTCTGCAGATTGAAACTAGACTGGCCTACCAGGCAGAAAATTTGCTTAGGTATTGCTAGAGGTTTGGCCTACCTCCATGAGGAGTCAAGGTTAAAAATTGTGCATAGGGATATAAAGACAAGCAATGTGTTGCTTGATAAGGATTACAATGCTAAAATTTCTGATTTTGGTTTGGCAAAGTTAAGTGAAGATGACAATAGCCACATCAGTACCCGGGTTGCTGGAACCAT CGGTTATATGGCTCCCGAATATGCAATGCGTGGTCACTTGACCAATAAAGCAGATGTTTATAGCTTCGGAGTTGTTGCATTAGAAATAGTCAGTGGAAAGAGCAACACAAACTATCGCCCCAAGGAAGATTTTGTTTACCTTCTAGATTGG GCCTATGTCCTGCAAGAGAGAGGAAGTCTATTGGAGTTAGTTGATCCAGCGTTGGGTTCAGAATATTCTTCAGAGCAAGCCATGATAATGCTGAATGTGGCTCTATTTTGCACCAATGCATCCCCAAGCCTCAGGCCTACGATGTCCCAAGTTGTGAGCATGCTTGAAGGTGGAACTACTGTTCAAGAACTACTTTCTGATCCAGGATTTTCAGCCGTCAATTCCAAATATAAGACTTTAAGGAAACACTTCTGGCAGAATCCAAGCAGAACCCATAGCATGAGCATTGATGTTACATGCACCGATTCCTCCAGTTCATACAGCGAACCAGGGCAGACTGGCCTGCTTTTAAGAGTTAGTTCCATTAAATCCGATGAGTAA
- the LOC121253099 gene encoding probable LRR receptor-like serine/threonine-protein kinase At1g07650 isoform X1 — protein MKADFAIPKLFLALVIFSTALFSFATFGLAATAKALHSDEVETLREIGKKLGKKDWDFGIDPCSGEGNWWVLEDGRKGFESTVTCNCSLNNNSSCHVVRIALKAQNLSSTVPPEFSKLRYLNQLDLSRNYLTGSIPSQWGIMHLVELSLMGNSLSGPFPTVLTNITTLTNLSIEGNRFSGPIPPKIGKLINLQKLVLSSNAFSGELPNELAKLTNLTDMRVSDNNFSGKIPDFIGNWTKIEKLHFEGCSLEGPIPSTISALTSLSDLRITDLKGRGSTFPLLSNMESIKMLILRKCQIYGKIPGYIGDMKKLKSLDLSFNDLTGGIPVSFVHLEKVDFMYLTGNKLTGSIPEWLLGRNKNVDVSYNNFTWETSGPAECPRGSVNLVESYSSSGDKLSQIHPCLKRSFPCPSRNNEHPYSLHINCGGKEANVNGNRYKADREQRGASMFYWGQNWAFSSTGNFMDNDMDADIYIETNTSALSNVSMFDSELYTTARVSPLSLTYYGFCLMNGNYTVKLHFAEIIFTNDRSFNSLGRRIFNVYIQDKLVLENFNIEDEAGGAGKPLVKSFAAVVTSRTLKIHFYWAGKGTTGIPLRGVYGPLISAISVDPNFKPPSDGDNKKYLIIVVGTVAAVVFLIFLALCIMKKKGWLGGKISSEKELRGIDLQTGLFTLRQIRAATKNFDPTNKLGEGGFGCVYKGMLSDGTVIAVKQLSSKSKQGNREFVNEIGMISALQHPNLVKLYGCCIEGNQLSLIYEYMENNCLSRALFGKDTFCRLKLDWPTRQKICLGIARGLAYLHEESRLKIVHRDIKTSNVLLDKDYNAKISDFGLAKLSEDDNSHISTRVAGTIGYMAPEYAMRGHLTNKADVYSFGVVALEIVSGKSNTNYRPKEDFVYLLDWAYVLQERGSLLELVDPALGSEYSSEQAMIMLNVALFCTNASPSLRPTMSQVVSMLEGGTTVQELLSDPGFSAVNSKYKTLRKHFWQNPSRTHSMSIDVTCTDSSSSYSEPGQTGLLLRVSSIKSDE, from the exons AGCTTTGAAGGCACAAAATCTATCGAGTACTGTGCCACCGGAGTTTTCCAAGCTTCGGTACCTCAATCAACt GGATCTCAGTCGGAACTACCTTACTGGTTCCATACCTTCCCAATGGGGTATAATGCACTTGGTCGAGCT CTCTTTAATGGGGAACAGCTTGTCAGGTCCCTTCCCAACAGTTCTTACCAACATCACCACCCTCACAAACTT GAGCATCGAAGGAAACAGATTTTCAGGACCCATTCCACCTAAAATTGGAAAGTTGATCAATTTACAAAAACT TGTCCTGTCCTCAAATGCTTTCTCAGGAGAATTGCCAAATGAGCTTGCCAAGTTAACCAACTTGACTGATAT GAGGGTAAGCGACAATAACTTCTCTGGAAAGATACCTGATTTCATCGGTAACTGGACAAAGATTGAAAAACT GCATTTTGAAGGTTGCTCTCTTGAGGGGCCAATACCTTCTACCATTTCTGCCTTAACAAGCTTAAGTGATCT GAGGATAACCGACTTAAAAGGCAGAGGGTCTACTTTTCCACTATTGAGTAATATGGAATCTATCAAGATGTT GATACTGCGGAAGTGCCAAATTTATGGAAAGATCCCAGGATATATTGGGGATatgaaaaaacttaaaagttt AGACCTCAGCTTTAATGACTTGACTGGTGGAATTCCAGTCTCCTTCGTCCACCTTGAAAAAGTAGATTTCAT GTATTTAACAGGAAACAAGCTCACTGGAAGTATACCTGAATGGCTCCTAGGAAGAAACAAGAATGT GGATGTTTCTTACAATAACTTCACTTGGGAAACCTCTGGTCCAGCAGAATGTCCACGTGGGAGTGT AAACTTGGTGGAGAGCTACTCCTCATCTGGAGATAAATT AAGTCAAATTCATCCATGCCTAAAAAGGAGTTTCCCATGCCCGTCTCGGAATAATGAGC ATCCTTACTCCTTGCACATTAATTGTGGTGGTAAGGAAGCAAATGTCAATGGTAACAGATACAAAGCAGACAGAGAACAAAGAGGTGCTTCAATGTTTTACTGGGGTCAGAACTGGGCTTTCAGCAGCACTGGGAACTTCATGGACAATGACATGGATGCAGATATCTACATTGAAACCAATACTTCTGCACTGTCCAATGTCTCTATGTTTGATTCAGAACTTTACACAACAGCACGCGTTTCTCCTCTCTCCCTGACATACTATGGATTCTGTCTCATGAATGGGAACTACACTGTTAAACTCCACTTTGCAGagattattttcacaaatgaCAGATCCTTTAACAGTCTTGGGAGACGTATATTTAATGTCTACATTCAG gacAAGTTGGTACTGGAAAATTTCAATATAGAAGATGAGGCAGGTGGAGCTGGAAAGCCACTTGTAAAGTCATTTGCTGCGGTTGTTACAAGTCGGACACTAAAGATCCACTTTTACTGGGCTGGAAAAGGCACAACAGGCATTCCACTTAGAGGAGTTTATGGTCCTCTCATATCAGCTATATCAGTAGACCCTA ATTTCAAACCTCCGTCAGATGGTGacaacaaaaagtatttaataATAGTGGTTGGGACAGTGGCTGCGGTAGTATTTTTAATCTTTCTTGCCCTATGTATCATGAAGAAGAAAGGCTGGCTGGGAGGCAAAATCTCTTCTGAAAAAG AGCTTAGAGGTATAGATCTGCAAACAGGATTATTCACATTACGACAGATCAGAGCCGCCACCAAGAACTTTGATCCAACAAACAAACTTGGGGAAGGTGGCTTCGGGTGTGTTTacaag GGTATGTTATCGGATGGCACTGTAATTGCTGTGAAGCAACTCTCATCGAAATCTAAGCAAGGAAATCGagaatttgtaaatgaaattggaATGATTTCAGCACTACAACATCCAAATCTTGTAAAGCTGTATGGATGCTGCATTGAAGGAAACCAGTTATCGCTGATTTATGAGTATATGGAAAATAATTGTCTATCTCGTGCTCTTTTTG GGAAGGACACATTCTGCAGATTGAAACTAGACTGGCCTACCAGGCAGAAAATTTGCTTAGGTATTGCTAGAGGTTTGGCCTACCTCCATGAGGAGTCAAGGTTAAAAATTGTGCATAGGGATATAAAGACAAGCAATGTGTTGCTTGATAAGGATTACAATGCTAAAATTTCTGATTTTGGTTTGGCAAAGTTAAGTGAAGATGACAATAGCCACATCAGTACCCGGGTTGCTGGAACCAT CGGTTATATGGCTCCCGAATATGCAATGCGTGGTCACTTGACCAATAAAGCAGATGTTTATAGCTTCGGAGTTGTTGCATTAGAAATAGTCAGTGGAAAGAGCAACACAAACTATCGCCCCAAGGAAGATTTTGTTTACCTTCTAGATTGG GCCTATGTCCTGCAAGAGAGAGGAAGTCTATTGGAGTTAGTTGATCCAGCGTTGGGTTCAGAATATTCTTCAGAGCAAGCCATGATAATGCTGAATGTGGCTCTATTTTGCACCAATGCATCCCCAAGCCTCAGGCCTACGATGTCCCAAGTTGTGAGCATGCTTGAAGGTGGAACTACTGTTCAAGAACTACTTTCTGATCCAGGATTTTCAGCCGTCAATTCCAAATATAAGACTTTAAGGAAACACTTCTGGCAGAATCCAAGCAGAACCCATAGCATGAGCATTGATGTTACATGCACCGATTCCTCCAGTTCATACAGCGAACCAGGGCAGACTGGCCTGCTTTTAAGAGTTAGTTCCATTAAATCCGATGAGTAA